The Stigmatella erecta DNA window GTCGAGCAACAGAGCGCCCCGGTGCGGCTCGTCGCTGGCGAGACGCACGAGTTCCGGATGGAGCTGTTCCAGGACGTCGGCGGCGCGAACATGTACCTGCGGTGGTCCACCGCGACGATCGCCAAGCAGATCGTCCCGGCCACGGCGTTCACCCCGCCGGAGGGCTTCGAGGTCTACCCGGCCCACTTCACCGTCGGGGAGGATGGCCTCCGGGTGGCGCTCGACTTCCCCGGGCCGGTCACCGCCCTGGGCGACCTGCCGCCGAACCTGGAGATCGCCGCCGATACCACCCCGATGCCGCAGGCCTCGGCCGTCATCGACGCCAATGATCCGTCCGTCGTGGTGGTCACCCTCTCCGCGCGGGTCCAGCGCGGCCAGCGCGTCCGCGTCTCCTACACGGGCACCGGCGGCCTGAGCGTGGAGGGGGCGGCCGTGCCGCAGCTCTCCCGCGAAGCCACCAACACGTCCACCCACCGGCTGCGCACCGCGTGGGGCGACCAGCTCGACCCGGCCCACCCGCTGCCCGAGTACCCGCGGCCGCAGCAGGTCCGCGAGCGGTGGAGCAACCTGAACGGCCCGTGGGAGTTCTCCGGCGCGGCCGCCAACGAGCAGCCGGTGCCCGGCAAGGCGCTGTCCGGGCGCATCATCGTGCCGTTCCCGCCGGAATCCCTGCTCTCCGGGGTGGAGCGCCACGAGGACCACATGTTCTACCGCAAGCTCTTCACCGTGCCCGCGGACTGGCAGATCGGCGCCGGGCAGCGGCTGCTGCTGCACTTCGGCGCGGTGGACTACCGCGCGCGGGTGTGGGTCAACGGCCAGCAGGTCGCCGAGCACACCGGCGGCTACACCGCCTTCAGCGCGGACATCACCAGCGCCCTGAGCGGCACGGGGGAGCAGGAGCTCATCGTCGCGGTCACCGACACCACCGGCGCCAACCAGCCCGTGGGCAAGCAGTCGCCCCGTCCGAGCGGCATCTTCTACACGCCCACCTCGGGCATCTGGCAGACCGTGTGGCTGGAGCCGGTGCCCACCGTGGCCATCGACAGCCTGGTGCTGACGCCGAACCTCTCGGCGGGCACGCTCTCCGTCACCGTGCGCTCCTCGCCGGTCTCGGCCGCCGCCACCGTCACCGTCGAGGCCCGCACGGCCGAGGGCCAGGTGGTGGGCACCATCTCCGGCCCGGCCAACACCGCGCTCACGCTGCCGGTGCCGCAGCCGCGCCCGTGGACGCCGGAGGATCCGTACCTCTACAGCCTCAGCGCCACCCTCACGGCCAGCCCCAGCACCGACACCGTCGGCAGCTACTTCGGCATGCGCTCGATGAGCATCCAGAACGTTGGCGGATTCCAGAAGCTGGTGCTCAACGGCAAGCCGGTCTTCTCGCTCTCCATGCTGGACCAGGGCTTCTGGCCCGACGGGCTCTACACCGCGCCCAGCGACGCGGCGCTGCGCTGGGATCTCCAAGCGCAGAAGGACCTCGGTTTCAACGCCGTCCGCAAGCACATCAAGGTGGAGCCGGCGCGCTGGTTCTACCACGCGGACCAGATCGGCCTGATGGTGTGGCAGGACTTCGTCTCCGGGCGGTTCCCGGACGTGGCGGGCCAGGAGGCGTTCCGCACCCAGGGCTTCCGGATGATGGAGCAGTTCCACAACGCGCCGTCCATCGTGGGCTGGATCGTCTTCAACGAGGGCTGGGGTGAGTGGAACCGGGAGGCGACCGGCGTGCTCGCCGAGGAAGTCAAG harbors:
- a CDS encoding LamG-like jellyroll fold domain-containing protein: MSRPARRFHPLLLLLLTSALIHPLSGCSNDDPDDTSPDASTPDASTPDASTPDASTPDASTPEVVHGLKGEYFRMSAPGTRDFALLGGVVLEPNIHFTDLTALFSSLTGRTEHTTARWTGRITAPETGDYTFYAIGDNGFRMFIDNTPVIDHWVGDWDVEQQSAPVRLVAGETHEFRMELFQDVGGANMYLRWSTATIAKQIVPATAFTPPEGFEVYPAHFTVGEDGLRVALDFPGPVTALGDLPPNLEIAADTTPMPQASAVIDANDPSVVVVTLSARVQRGQRVRVSYTGTGGLSVEGAAVPQLSREATNTSTHRLRTAWGDQLDPAHPLPEYPRPQQVRERWSNLNGPWEFSGAAANEQPVPGKALSGRIIVPFPPESLLSGVERHEDHMFYRKLFTVPADWQIGAGQRLLLHFGAVDYRARVWVNGQQVAEHTGGYTAFSADITSALSGTGEQELIVAVTDTTGANQPVGKQSPRPSGIFYTPTSGIWQTVWLEPVPTVAIDSLVLTPNLSAGTLSVTVRSSPVSAAATVTVEARTAEGQVVGTISGPANTALTLPVPQPRPWTPEDPYLYSLSATLTASPSTDTVGSYFGMRSMSIQNVGGFQKLVLNGKPVFSLSMLDQGFWPDGLYTAPSDAALRWDLQAQKDLGFNAVRKHIKVEPARWFYHADQIGLMVWQDFVSGRFPDVAGQEAFRTQGFRMMEQFHNAPSIVGWIVFNEGWGEWNREATGVLAEEVKAADPSRWVNAHSGVNCCDSKGDSGKGDVIDHHDYGNNSPPFPDARRAAMDGEHGGFTLRTPGHMWPGPPTVIYSGVADKAALTAKYVDNTRTFYLAAARAELSGSVYTQVTDLENELNGLYTYDRREIKVDPAPVKEINLAVIAAGAAAGEGLAYPGRGHWPLNEDSGTVSHDTEGTSHLTLHGNTQWAAGRLQSALRFDGNGDFAETAAPVLNTQGDYSISAWVTLDKLPGNYATAVSQDGRQTANPFYLQYGQGAFAFSTPGDRRARHVVTPQLGRWYHLVGVRAGNELRLYVDGQRVAAATATAGTVSTGPLAIGRAKYNGSNTDYWEGAIDEVQAFGRALSDSEVSALYASVPQ